A genomic region of Caldicellulosiruptor acetigenus contains the following coding sequences:
- a CDS encoding NAD(P)/FAD-dependent oxidoreductase: protein MEKYKVVVIGGGPAGLAAALESFKNLDDKKVLIIERDKFLGGILNQCIHPGFGLHYFKEELTGPEYAHRFIEQVMENQIEYLTETHVIEITPQKEIVAVNKKGLKRIKADSIVLAMGCRERTRGAIITLGTRPAGIFTAGQAQRFINIEGYRIGKKAVIVGSGDIGLIMARRLTLEGIEVKAVVEIMPYSTGLRRNIVQCLNDFGIPLLLSHKVTKIHGKYRVEGVTIAKVDSQLKEIPSTERFIECDTVLFSVGLIPENELSKKAGIVLDMRTGGPVVDNTFSTSQKGIFACGNVLHVHDLVDNVTLEAQTAGRYAAMYSQHPELFENNIHINIVAKEGIRYVVPQKLNKNFVQPFVLRFRVDNFYKDAIVTISNAGKILMKIKKSILTPGEMESIEISQKILSQLDFSNDIVVSLQNI from the coding sequence ATGGAAAAATATAAAGTAGTTGTCATAGGTGGGGGACCAGCCGGGCTTGCGGCTGCTTTAGAAAGTTTTAAGAACTTAGATGATAAAAAAGTGCTGATTATAGAGAGAGATAAATTTTTAGGAGGGATTTTAAACCAGTGCATTCATCCTGGTTTTGGGCTTCACTACTTCAAGGAAGAACTGACAGGGCCTGAGTATGCCCACAGGTTTATTGAACAAGTGATGGAAAACCAAATTGAATATCTTACCGAAACTCATGTGATAGAAATAACCCCACAAAAGGAGATAGTGGCTGTCAATAAAAAAGGGCTTAAGAGGATAAAAGCAGATTCAATTGTGCTTGCAATGGGATGTAGAGAGAGAACAAGAGGTGCTATAATAACACTTGGAACAAGACCTGCAGGGATTTTCACAGCAGGTCAGGCTCAGAGGTTTATAAACATTGAAGGGTATAGGATTGGCAAAAAAGCAGTGATTGTTGGCTCTGGTGATATAGGTCTTATCATGGCAAGACGTCTTACTTTAGAGGGAATAGAGGTAAAGGCAGTGGTGGAGATAATGCCCTACTCTACAGGGCTAAGAAGAAACATTGTTCAGTGCTTAAATGATTTTGGGATACCTCTTCTTTTGTCTCATAAAGTTACCAAAATCCACGGAAAATACAGAGTTGAAGGTGTTACAATTGCAAAGGTGGACTCTCAGCTGAAAGAAATTCCGTCAACAGAAAGGTTTATTGAATGCGACACGGTGCTATTTTCTGTTGGGCTGATACCTGAAAATGAACTGAGTAAAAAAGCTGGAATTGTTCTTGATATGAGAACAGGAGGTCCAGTTGTTGACAATACATTTTCAACATCACAAAAAGGTATATTTGCCTGTGGAAATGTTCTTCATGTTCATGACCTTGTTGACAATGTTACATTAGAGGCGCAGACAGCAGGAAGGTATGCTGCTATGTATTCTCAGCACCCTGAGCTTTTTGAAAATAATATTCATATCAACATAGTAGCAAAAGAGGGTATAAGATATGTCGTGCCGCAAAAGCTAAACAAAAATTTTGTTCAACCCTTTGTTCTCAGATTTAGGGTAGATAATTTTTATAAAGATGCTATTGTAACTATTTCCAATGCAGGCAAGATTCTTATGAAAATCAAAAAAAGCATTCTAACACCCGGTGAGATGGAGAGTATAGAAATTTCACAAAAGATTCTCTCTCAGCTGGATTTTTCTAATGATATTGTGGTAAGCTTGCAAAACATTTAA
- a CDS encoding NAD(P)/FAD-dependent oxidoreductase → MSRIYDVAVIGAGVIGMSILRELTRYRLKVCSLEKMEDVAEGASKANSGIVHAGYDPIEGTKKARFNVEGNNIFADVCNELDVEYKMIGSLVVAFDDHEINVLEELLQRGKRNGVKGLEIKGQEWVFANEPNLSRNIKAALFAPYSGITNPYKLTVALFENSIQNGADVIFGFEVCKIEKDGDYFVVHSADSRFIKTRVLINCAGVHADEISKMAGARLFKIYPRRGQYYILDKPEKMPVARVIFQVPTEKGKGILVTPTVDGNVLVGPNSEYIDSKDDTATTQEGLDEVFEKARKVLPNLSKRDVITIFSGIRATPDTHDFIIEEDEDVKNFINVAGIESPGLTSSVAIGRYIAEFVADKLNAKRNLNFNPYREDIKRFSELSDEEREEMIKLHPTFGNIVCRCELVSEYEIVEAIKRGAKTLDSIKRRTRAGMGRCQGGFCLPRVMDILSRELKIDKTQITKFGKNSYILTEKRWED, encoded by the coding sequence ATGAGCAGAATTTATGATGTTGCTGTAATAGGAGCAGGAGTTATTGGCATGTCAATTTTAAGAGAGCTTACACGTTACAGATTAAAAGTATGCAGCCTTGAAAAAATGGAAGATGTTGCAGAAGGTGCGTCCAAAGCAAACTCTGGAATAGTGCACGCAGGTTATGACCCAATTGAGGGGACCAAAAAGGCAAGATTCAATGTTGAGGGGAACAATATATTTGCAGATGTTTGCAATGAACTTGATGTTGAGTATAAGATGATTGGTTCGCTTGTGGTTGCGTTTGATGACCATGAGATAAATGTGTTGGAAGAACTCCTGCAAAGAGGAAAGAGAAATGGTGTCAAAGGACTTGAGATAAAAGGTCAAGAGTGGGTTTTTGCAAATGAGCCGAATTTGAGCAGAAATATAAAAGCAGCACTTTTTGCTCCATACTCTGGAATTACAAATCCGTATAAGTTAACAGTCGCCCTTTTTGAAAATTCTATTCAAAATGGGGCAGATGTGATATTTGGCTTTGAAGTTTGCAAGATAGAAAAAGATGGAGACTATTTTGTGGTTCATTCAGCGGACAGCCGCTTTATAAAAACCAGGGTTTTAATAAACTGTGCAGGAGTGCATGCAGATGAAATAAGTAAAATGGCAGGAGCAAGGCTTTTCAAAATATATCCAAGACGGGGACAGTACTACATCTTAGACAAACCAGAAAAGATGCCAGTTGCCAGAGTCATTTTTCAGGTACCCACAGAAAAGGGAAAAGGAATTTTAGTAACCCCGACTGTAGATGGAAATGTACTTGTTGGACCAAACTCCGAGTATATAGATAGCAAGGATGACACAGCAACAACCCAAGAAGGGCTTGATGAGGTATTTGAAAAGGCAAGGAAAGTATTGCCAAACTTAAGCAAGAGAGATGTAATAACAATCTTTTCGGGAATCAGAGCAACACCAGATACTCATGACTTTATCATTGAAGAAGACGAAGATGTCAAAAACTTTATAAACGTTGCAGGAATTGAGTCACCAGGTCTTACCTCATCAGTGGCAATAGGAAGGTATATTGCTGAGTTTGTTGCAGATAAGCTAAACGCAAAAAGAAATCTTAATTTTAATCCTTATAGAGAAGATATAAAAAGGTTTTCAGAACTTTCTGATGAAGAAAGAGAGGAGATGATTAAACTTCATCCGACCTTTGGAAACATTGTGTGCAGGTGTGAGCTTGTGTCTGAATACGAGATAGTTGAGGCAATAAAAAGAGGGGCAAAGACTTTAGATAGCATCAAAAGAAGAACAAGAGCTGGTATGGGAAGGTGCCAGGGCGGTTTTTGTCTACCTCGTGTGATGGATATACTTTCAAGAGAGCTGAAAATTGACAAAACTCAAATAACAAAGTTTGGGAAAAACTCTTATATTCTGACCGAAAAAAGGTGGGAAGATTGA
- a CDS encoding iron-containing alcohol dehydrogenase family protein, with translation MSKFFLPTKVIFEKDGVLKNKDLFKLGKRAFIVTSPSSLMNGSLEDVTTVLKELSIEYSIYSKIAQNPSVEQIDEVSKLAREFSPDFIIGIGGGSPLDSSKAVAVLCAEKDLKAQDLFDSKFEKCLPIVAIPTTCGTGSEVTPYSILTLKTIENKRSFASELIFPKVAIVDYKYLLTLPFGVIVNTLFDALSHVIEGYLSKASDHIIEAYAKKALSLFESSKDNLKENALKEADLEKFAWISLIGGIIIAQTGTLIVHPLGYNLTYYHDIPHGRANAILLSSFLKLESKYLKEEVSFVLNCMGFESLDEFSEFVRFFVKDSIPNLTSDKIEYYAKRALESKNVSNLKHAISLEEMIDVLKGSVE, from the coding sequence ATGAGCAAATTTTTCTTGCCAACAAAGGTCATATTTGAAAAAGATGGTGTTTTGAAGAATAAAGACCTTTTCAAGCTTGGCAAAAGAGCCTTCATCGTGACATCTCCATCTTCTCTGATGAACGGCTCCTTAGAAGATGTGACAACTGTATTAAAGGAACTTTCAATTGAATATTCAATATACAGCAAAATCGCTCAAAACCCAAGCGTAGAACAGATAGATGAAGTTTCAAAATTGGCAAGAGAGTTTTCCCCAGATTTTATAATTGGAATTGGTGGAGGTTCTCCTCTTGACTCATCAAAGGCAGTAGCAGTGCTGTGTGCAGAAAAGGATTTAAAAGCTCAAGACCTTTTTGACTCAAAATTCGAAAAGTGCTTACCTATAGTTGCAATTCCAACAACATGTGGTACAGGAAGTGAAGTTACTCCCTATTCAATCTTGACATTGAAAACCATTGAAAACAAGAGGAGTTTTGCTTCTGAACTCATTTTCCCAAAAGTAGCAATAGTTGATTACAAGTATCTATTGACACTTCCTTTCGGAGTTATTGTAAACACACTTTTTGACGCTCTTTCTCACGTAATTGAAGGGTATCTTTCCAAAGCCTCTGACCACATTATTGAAGCTTATGCTAAAAAAGCCTTGAGCCTGTTTGAAAGCTCAAAAGACAATCTGAAAGAGAACGCTTTAAAAGAAGCTGACCTTGAAAAGTTTGCATGGATATCATTGATTGGTGGAATAATCATTGCACAGACAGGTACTTTAATTGTTCATCCTTTAGGATACAACCTTACTTATTATCACGACATTCCACACGGAAGAGCAAATGCAATCTTACTTTCAAGCTTTTTGAAACTTGAGAGCAAATATTTAAAAGAGGAAGTAAGCTTTGTTCTAAACTGCATGGGCTTTGAGAGTTTAGATGAGTTTTCTGAGTTTGTAAGATTTTTTGTTAAAGACTCTATTCCAAATTTGACAAGCGACAAAATCGAATATTATGCAAAAAGAGCGCTTGAGTCTAAAAATGTTTCAAACTTAAAACATGCAATCTCGCTTGAAGAAATGATAGATGTTTTGAAAGGTTCGGTTGAGTAA
- a CDS encoding FMN-dependent NADH-azoreductase — protein MAKLLYIKANPKSDQSSRTFIISEHFIKVYKEFHPNDEIITLDLYKEGIHFLTAEDINDIFAPKTESSKNHPILKYAYQFLEADKYVFAAPMWNLSIPAILKAYIDYITVSGITFKYTEQGAVGLLKGKKAVHIMATGGEYKTPPFSDFEMANRYLKTILGFMGVDDFQLISAQRLDIVGEDVEKIISNVLKEAEEIAKRF, from the coding sequence ATGGCAAAGCTACTGTATATAAAGGCTAATCCAAAGAGCGACCAAAGTTCAAGGACATTTATAATCTCAGAACATTTTATAAAGGTATACAAAGAGTTTCACCCAAATGATGAAATTATTACTTTGGACCTTTACAAAGAAGGAATTCATTTTCTCACTGCAGAGGATATCAACGATATATTTGCTCCAAAGACTGAGTCTTCTAAAAATCATCCTATTTTGAAGTATGCTTATCAGTTTCTTGAAGCTGATAAGTACGTGTTTGCAGCACCTATGTGGAATTTGAGCATTCCTGCAATCCTCAAGGCGTATATAGACTACATCACAGTTTCAGGAATAACATTTAAATACACCGAACAAGGTGCTGTTGGACTTTTAAAAGGCAAAAAAGCAGTCCACATCATGGCAACAGGTGGAGAATACAAAACACCGCCATTTTCGGACTTTGAAATGGCAAATAGATACCTTAAAACAATCTTAGGATTCATGGGAGTGGATGATTTTCAGCTAATTTCAGCTCAACGGCTTGACATTGTGGGTGAGGATGTAGAAAAGATTATTTCAAACGTATTGAAAGAGGCTGAGGAGATAGCAAAAAGGTTTTGA
- a CDS encoding DUF5412 domain-containing protein, protein MSRVYKSNGSAKVNKGSFKRILIKLLKTILMLILLFSFFVYWLFFDINRLPHGEFLKESLSPDGKYKIKFYLINGGATTAYGVRGELCYKNGLKIRNIYWNYPEDKADVKWINNHVVIINGHRLDIFKDSFDFRKESLKRLIEKLRSKKQKFPGMWLRERIL, encoded by the coding sequence ATGAGCAGGGTTTATAAATCTAATGGTTCAGCTAAAGTAAACAAAGGTTCTTTTAAAAGAATATTAATCAAATTACTGAAGACAATATTAATGCTCATATTATTATTTTCTTTTTTTGTCTACTGGCTATTTTTTGATATAAACAGACTTCCACATGGCGAATTTTTAAAGGAATCTTTATCCCCCGATGGGAAATATAAAATTAAATTTTACTTAATCAACGGCGGTGCAACAACAGCATATGGAGTTAGAGGAGAGCTGTGTTATAAAAATGGCTTAAAAATTAGAAACATATACTGGAACTACCCGGAAGATAAAGCTGATGTTAAATGGATAAATAATCATGTAGTTATAATTAATGGTCACAGATTAGACATTTTTAAAGACTCTTTTGATTTTAGAAAAGAATCTTTAAAAAGGCTGATAGAAAAACTTCGAAGTAAAAAACAAAAATTTCCCGGTATGTGGTTAAGGGAGAGAATTTTATGA
- a CDS encoding polymorphic toxin type 44 domain-containing protein, producing MKNRKKKVAFLSIMTIFVFIFNVFNFSLSYAEDEKYKVVGNYTLQDSKLIASLFDINSLILKNPKNYLKINDDGSITVNESIKDIVKDDNLILKYKECIKYLNLAIEEGIIEVKDDFSIQLSENIQLKNKSVKSNKNSIVIQRDPDEPERVYLIEMCRANVNELNSIYLSILIVSGNPVLAYSAKVAYWTSKVREGGDWDYKRIYGWNKLYKIVVNGKIEYIHGEDIGNIHYGYTGRSLPLPAEVLCSAAGLVQILSGTWDISYYKSYFDDPKDQEAIRKGISWYEQGL from the coding sequence ATGAAAAACCGTAAAAAGAAGGTAGCTTTTTTAAGTATCATGACGATTTTTGTATTTATATTTAATGTATTTAACTTCTCTTTATCATATGCTGAAGATGAAAAATATAAAGTAGTCGGCAACTATACATTGCAAGATAGTAAATTGATAGCAAGTTTGTTCGACATTAATAGTCTTATACTAAAAAATCCCAAAAATTATTTAAAGATTAATGATGATGGAAGTATTACTGTCAATGAATCAATAAAAGATATAGTCAAAGACGATAATTTAATATTAAAGTATAAAGAATGCATAAAATACCTTAACTTAGCTATAGAGGAAGGGATTATAGAAGTAAAAGATGATTTTAGTATACAGCTTTCTGAAAATATCCAACTAAAAAATAAAAGTGTAAAAAGCAATAAAAATTCAATTGTTATTCAGCGTGATCCAGATGAGCCAGAGCGTGTATATTTGATAGAAATGTGCAGAGCTAATGTAAATGAATTGAACAGTATTTATTTATCAATATTAATAGTTAGTGGGAATCCTGTTTTAGCATATTCTGCAAAAGTTGCATATTGGACATCTAAAGTAAGAGAAGGTGGTGATTGGGATTACAAAAGAATATATGGATGGAATAAATTATATAAAATTGTTGTTAATGGTAAGATAGAGTATATTCATGGAGAAGATATTGGTAATATTCATTATGGATATACAGGTAGATCATTACCTCTTCCAGCAGAAGTTTTATGTTCAGCTGCTGGACTTGTTCAAATATTATCTGGAACATGGGATATCTCTTACTATAAAAGCTATTTTGATGATCCGAAAGATCAAGAAGCAATTAGGAAAGGGATATCATGGTATGAGCAGGGTTTATAA
- a CDS encoding MMPL family transporter codes for MKQVLERPWISVTIWAILTAVFLITMPDINKIVRLKGEPKIGQTYPSQVAAVLEKEFQGAPKDKKLSTIAMVFYNKSGLTKDDITAAKKIIDELEKNKEKYNIQSISTHFKNPELKNYYVSSNNKVIIASIQADKTKREIIEIRDDIYRLINSTQKPKSLEVYLTGGDLITQDFVKASEDGVKKTDVITIVFIIVVLILVFRSPVTPIVSLLTVGVSFLISLSIVGHLADKFNFPINTFTRTFIVVSLFGIGTDYNLLIISRFREELANGKDVDDAILTTFKTAGKTVIFSCLAVFTGFAAFAAASFNFFRAMSAIAVSVLVLLLVLLTLVPAVLKIFGKNLLWPFNKEIQHTHSRLWEAAARLSTKYPYVVLTTVILILIPFLLSVRGDLSFNTLNELSEKYKSVKGFNIISKNFSSGKTFPVTIYLKANKNLATSDALSDIEKITEILSRQKGIKDVYSATRPQGEIIKQFTLSDQADTVIKGIDSLKDGLLKVNNVIDTINKNLNVSTKEFDVQKLVSGISQLENSVYELKIALEKLNGGFEQGLNGSKKIYDGLNKLSSGSSKLSEGFKEFYSEYTKSINKVKGELQGFDVNQIELLLTGINTANNNLKALSNKYPEISKDINYIMASEILSRIETETNKLAPKLKEFSSEYEKISAQINEADKALKLISTSIDSIASASKQLADAQGKVLSGYNQIDKGQKQIISGVNLMYSKLQEFDKQKEQILKKVDELQTGFTSLKSGLLQISDALNKMANSMQSMKSYFEGYKTTNIFYVPPEAIKSSSFKKALDSYMNKDRTITKIILILDTNPYTNKAIDVVDNVEKVLKNSLEFVDTKFVSWGVGGISSSNHDLRSIYFKDFKTLRLIMIISIFILMFIISRSMFNAIVMVIIVFADYYLALSITEMIFKGIFKYEALNWSVPFFTFVVFLALGIDYSVFLLIRFYEYKDLEINEALRLTSANIGHVVTSAVIILAGTFAAMLPSGILTLMQVSICVVIGLVLLAFFLLPFLYNSLMRIKRDIV; via the coding sequence GTGAAACAGGTTTTAGAGCGACCATGGATAAGTGTTACAATATGGGCAATTTTAACAGCTGTATTTTTAATTACAATGCCTGATATTAACAAGATAGTAAGACTAAAAGGTGAACCCAAAATTGGGCAAACTTATCCTTCTCAAGTTGCTGCTGTATTAGAAAAAGAGTTTCAAGGTGCACCAAAAGATAAAAAACTTTCAACAATAGCTATGGTCTTTTATAATAAGAGTGGGTTAACAAAAGATGATATTACAGCAGCAAAAAAGATAATTGATGAACTTGAAAAAAACAAAGAAAAATACAATATTCAAAGCATTTCAACTCATTTCAAAAATCCCGAACTAAAAAACTACTATGTATCAAGTAACAACAAGGTTATCATTGCAAGCATTCAAGCAGATAAAACAAAGAGAGAAATTATTGAGATAAGAGATGATATATATAGACTGATAAACTCGACTCAAAAGCCAAAGAGTCTTGAAGTATATCTTACAGGTGGAGATTTAATTACCCAGGACTTTGTAAAAGCATCTGAAGATGGTGTTAAAAAGACAGATGTTATTACAATAGTGTTTATCATAGTTGTTTTGATTCTTGTATTTCGATCACCTGTCACCCCAATTGTTTCACTTTTAACAGTTGGTGTTTCGTTTTTAATCTCACTTAGCATAGTTGGACACTTGGCAGATAAGTTTAATTTTCCAATCAATACTTTCACAAGAACATTTATAGTTGTATCTTTGTTTGGAATTGGTACAGACTATAACCTTTTGATTATTTCAAGGTTTAGAGAAGAGCTTGCAAATGGAAAAGATGTTGACGATGCGATACTTACGACATTTAAAACGGCAGGGAAAACAGTGATATTTAGCTGTCTTGCAGTTTTTACAGGGTTTGCGGCTTTTGCAGCAGCATCTTTTAACTTTTTCAGAGCCATGTCAGCAATTGCAGTAAGTGTACTTGTCCTTTTGCTTGTGCTTTTAACCTTGGTTCCAGCAGTGCTCAAAATTTTTGGTAAAAATCTTCTCTGGCCATTTAATAAAGAAATACAGCACACCCATAGCAGACTCTGGGAAGCTGCTGCAAGACTTTCAACTAAATATCCTTATGTGGTGTTGACAACAGTTATTTTAATCTTAATACCTTTTCTCTTATCAGTCAGAGGCGATTTGTCATTCAACACACTAAATGAGCTTTCTGAAAAGTATAAATCTGTAAAAGGATTTAATATAATTTCAAAGAACTTTAGCAGCGGAAAAACATTTCCTGTTACGATTTATTTAAAAGCTAATAAGAACCTGGCAACTTCAGATGCACTGTCTGACATTGAAAAAATAACTGAGATATTGAGCAGGCAAAAAGGCATAAAAGATGTGTATTCAGCTACAAGACCTCAAGGAGAGATTATAAAACAATTTACTTTGTCAGACCAAGCAGATACTGTTATAAAAGGTATTGATAGTTTGAAAGATGGCCTTTTGAAAGTAAACAATGTAATTGATACTATAAACAAAAATTTAAATGTGTCAACAAAAGAATTTGATGTTCAAAAACTTGTAAGTGGCATTTCACAGCTTGAGAATAGCGTATATGAATTGAAAATTGCTTTAGAAAAGCTAAATGGTGGATTTGAACAGGGTTTAAATGGTTCGAAGAAGATATATGATGGTCTTAATAAGCTTTCAAGTGGAAGCAGCAAACTGTCTGAAGGTTTTAAAGAATTCTACTCTGAATATACAAAGTCAATAAACAAAGTAAAAGGAGAATTACAGGGATTTGATGTAAATCAAATTGAACTTTTATTGACAGGTATTAATACTGCTAATAACAATTTAAAAGCACTTTCAAATAAGTATCCAGAAATCTCAAAGGATATCAATTATATTATGGCCTCTGAAATTCTATCAAGAATTGAAACTGAAACTAATAAGCTTGCTCCAAAGTTAAAAGAGTTTTCATCTGAATATGAGAAGATTTCAGCCCAGATAAATGAAGCTGACAAGGCTCTAAAGCTTATTTCAACTTCCATTGATAGCATAGCCTCAGCTTCAAAACAGCTTGCAGATGCTCAAGGTAAGGTTCTAAGTGGCTACAATCAAATTGACAAAGGTCAAAAGCAAATAATCTCAGGCGTAAATCTTATGTATTCAAAGCTTCAGGAGTTTGACAAACAAAAAGAACAGATTCTAAAAAAAGTGGATGAACTTCAGACTGGGTTTACAAGTTTAAAATCAGGACTTTTGCAGATTTCTGATGCACTTAACAAGATGGCAAATTCTATGCAGAGTATGAAGAGTTATTTTGAAGGATACAAGACAACAAACATCTTTTATGTTCCACCAGAGGCTATAAAAAGTAGTAGCTTCAAAAAGGCTTTAGATTCATATATGAATAAAGATAGAACAATAACAAAGATAATCTTGATTCTTGACACAAACCCATATACAAACAAAGCAATTGATGTTGTTGACAACGTGGAAAAAGTTTTGAAAAATTCTTTAGAGTTTGTAGACACTAAATTTGTTTCATGGGGAGTTGGAGGAATATCATCAAGCAACCACGATTTGAGAAGCATTTATTTTAAGGATTTCAAGACTTTAAGACTAATAATGATAATAAGCATATTTATTCTCATGTTCATTATTTCAAGGTCAATGTTCAATGCTATAGTAATGGTAATAATAGTTTTTGCCGACTACTACCTTGCACTCTCTATCACAGAGATGATTTTCAAAGGCATTTTCAAGTACGAAGCACTCAACTGGAGCGTGCCATTTTTCACCTTTGTTGTGTTCTTAGCTCTTGGAATAGACTACAGTGTATTCTTGCTGATAAGGTTTTATGAATATAAAGACTTGGAGATAAATGAGGCACTCAGGCTTACCTCAGCAAATATAGGACATGTAGTAACATCTGCAGTGATAATTTTAGCCGGCACATTTGCGGCAATGCTGCCATCTGGGATTTTGACACTCATGCAGGTTTCCATCTGCGTTGTGATAGGTCTTGTTTTGCTTGCGTTTTTCCTGCTACCGTTTTTGTATAATAGTTTGATGAGGATAAAAAGGGATATAGTCTAA